One genomic window of Hydrogenispora ethanolica includes the following:
- a CDS encoding ADP-ribosylglycohydrolase family protein, which yields MKAWLLEREIIENAQPVVLAEEEQTWDQAEKLEADEDNKLKTLWSSRVPGSGAPERVIVGAVQSMENMGFDISKTEVLVEQGLQALDRNDLAELNRVTARLFYELNHLPKDSQSEYWKYQQFASWEDYLKRVSFPVYPSFDLGTPEFEAQILSGWTAQICGGAFGTALEGYTTDNLRRAFGEIRDYVRKPNTFNDDITYELAFLKAFAAKGYQVTSEDIAEEWVALIPFGWSAEDVALRNLKSGIYPPESGSFNNPFREWIGAQMRGAICGMVAPGNPGQAAHLAWLDGVISHSNNGVLGEVFNAIMVSMAFIEKDVRAILKLAVGLIPEDSEYYAVVSDTLHRCMTAESWEEPWRQCELKYRKYNWIHAYPNAAAEVVALWFGNGDFDETMHLSAMTGQDVDCNAAQIATVIGIINGSSGIARRWTDPIGDDLVTYMREFKNIKISKLASWTVASARRARIQSGQSL from the coding sequence TTGAAAGCGTGGTTGCTAGAACGGGAGATCATTGAGAACGCGCAGCCCGTAGTATTAGCGGAAGAGGAACAGACTTGGGATCAGGCTGAAAAGCTTGAGGCTGATGAGGATAATAAGTTAAAAACGCTTTGGTCCAGCCGGGTGCCGGGATCGGGCGCTCCGGAACGGGTGATCGTCGGGGCGGTCCAGTCGATGGAGAACATGGGCTTTGATATCAGCAAAACCGAAGTTCTGGTTGAACAGGGCTTACAGGCTTTAGACCGGAATGATCTGGCGGAGCTGAACCGGGTCACCGCCCGTCTCTTTTACGAGCTGAACCATCTGCCCAAGGATTCTCAATCGGAATATTGGAAGTACCAGCAGTTTGCAAGCTGGGAAGATTATTTGAAGCGGGTCAGTTTTCCGGTTTACCCAAGCTTCGATCTGGGCACGCCGGAGTTTGAAGCGCAGATCCTGTCCGGTTGGACCGCCCAGATCTGCGGCGGCGCTTTCGGAACGGCGCTCGAAGGATATACCACCGACAATTTGCGGCGGGCCTTTGGCGAGATCCGGGATTACGTCAGAAAACCGAATACCTTCAATGACGACATCACATATGAGCTGGCATTCTTAAAAGCTTTCGCCGCCAAAGGTTATCAGGTTACTTCGGAAGATATTGCGGAAGAATGGGTGGCTTTGATCCCGTTTGGCTGGTCCGCCGAGGATGTGGCGCTCCGAAACTTGAAATCAGGGATTTATCCGCCAGAGAGTGGCAGTTTCAATAATCCTTTCCGTGAATGGATCGGCGCTCAGATGCGCGGGGCCATCTGCGGCATGGTCGCTCCGGGCAATCCAGGCCAGGCGGCCCACCTGGCCTGGCTGGACGGGGTGATCTCCCATAGCAACAATGGGGTCCTCGGCGAAGTGTTTAACGCGATCATGGTCTCCATGGCTTTTATCGAAAAGGATGTGCGAGCCATTCTTAAGCTTGCGGTCGGGCTGATTCCGGAGGACAGTGAGTATTACGCGGTGGTCTCCGATACCTTGCATCGCTGTATGACGGCAGAGAGCTGGGAAGAGCCCTGGCGGCAATGTGAGCTGAAGTATCGGAAATATAATTGGATCCACGCTTATCCCAATGCTGCTGCGGAAGTCGTTGCATTATGGTTTGGCAACGGCGATTTTGACGAAACCATGCATCTGAGCGCCATGACCGGTCAAGATGTCGACTGCAATGCCGCCCAGATTGCGACGGTCATCGGGATCATTAACGGGTCAAGCGGCATCGCCCGTCGCTGGACCGATCCGATCGGCGACGATCTGGTCACCTATATGCGGGAGTTTAAAAACATCAAAATCAGCAAGCTTGCCAGTTGGACCGTAGCGAGTGCCCGGAGGGCCCGGATTCAATCAGGTCAATCCCTCTAA
- a CDS encoding amidohydrolase family protein, giving the protein MEYDRILQDASIIDEDGLITAKASLCLKDGRIAKLAPELGDADHAPEIIDCRGLWVTPGFVNLHVHSPMNLFKGLAEDVQIHDWFNREIFPYESRLTGDDVYWGALLAIAEMTEYGVTAFADHYFGADQICRAVLDGGIRAEIAPTLFGMAPDFRQQLEESTALIERRQYSHPRLSLRMGPHAPYTCPPETLRQIVDRAKELQVGLHIHVSETAQQVEECRLLYRKTPFAYLHDAGGFELPVLIGHGLWLQDEDLAYLNDQTYLAVCPKTYLKLAMGSGAIWRHSQRLPLAIGTDGAASSNSLNPLEQARLFGLVGKFIAGDAEKYPLEQIWQILMRGHQALPFHSGRLEPGYRADLLIWDLRASLTAPLYNPLAAIIYSAESRQIVHALVGGEFVKKHGKVLLDTGPILEAVQKIQARLLRDGKGRAEVRY; this is encoded by the coding sequence ATGGAATATGACCGAATCTTACAAGATGCTTCGATCATTGATGAGGATGGGCTGATCACCGCGAAAGCCAGCCTTTGTCTGAAAGATGGTCGGATCGCCAAGTTAGCCCCGGAATTAGGCGACGCCGATCACGCGCCGGAGATTATCGATTGCCGCGGCCTGTGGGTGACGCCGGGCTTTGTTAATCTGCACGTTCATTCGCCGATGAATCTCTTTAAGGGATTGGCGGAGGATGTTCAGATTCATGACTGGTTCAACCGGGAGATCTTCCCCTATGAGAGCCGGCTGACCGGCGACGACGTCTATTGGGGAGCATTGCTGGCGATTGCCGAGATGACGGAGTATGGCGTCACTGCTTTTGCGGACCACTATTTCGGGGCGGACCAGATCTGCCGGGCGGTCCTGGATGGCGGGATCCGTGCCGAGATCGCTCCGACCCTCTTTGGAATGGCTCCCGACTTTAGGCAGCAACTGGAAGAGTCTACGGCACTGATCGAGCGGCGCCAGTACAGCCACCCCCGGTTAAGTTTGCGGATGGGGCCTCACGCCCCTTACACCTGTCCGCCGGAGACCTTACGCCAGATCGTCGATCGGGCCAAAGAGCTACAAGTGGGCCTGCATATTCACGTTTCGGAGACCGCCCAACAAGTCGAGGAATGCCGCCTGCTCTATCGGAAGACTCCCTTCGCCTATCTCCATGATGCCGGCGGTTTTGAGTTGCCGGTCCTGATCGGACACGGATTATGGTTGCAGGATGAGGATCTGGCTTATCTGAATGACCAAACCTATCTGGCGGTCTGTCCTAAAACCTATCTCAAACTGGCGATGGGCAGCGGGGCGATCTGGCGCCATTCGCAAAGGCTGCCTTTGGCGATTGGCACTGATGGCGCGGCCAGTTCCAACAGTTTGAACCCGCTGGAACAGGCCCGCCTTTTTGGACTGGTCGGAAAGTTTATCGCGGGTGATGCGGAAAAGTACCCGCTGGAGCAGATTTGGCAGATCTTAATGCGGGGACATCAGGCGTTGCCGTTTCATAGCGGCAGGCTTGAGCCCGGATACCGAGCCGATCTGTTGATCTGGGATTTGCGAGCCAGTCTGACCGCGCCGTTATATAACCCGTTGGCCGCCATCATCTATAGCGCCGAATCCCGACAGATTGTCCACGCTTTGGTTGGCGGCGAGTTTGTAAAAAAGCACGGCAAAGTGTTACTCGATACCGGACCTATACTCGAAGCGGTCCAAAAAATTCAAGCACGGTTATTGCGAGACGGCAAAGGTCGGGCTGAAGTGAGATATTAG
- a CDS encoding nucleoside hydrolase has product MKIPVIIDCDPGVDDALAILLALASDKLEVRAITTVAGNQTIAKTTANALRIVDFLGAGTKVAAGAAKPLQRELKTAEWVHGASGLGKADLPPARRLAADPLNAVDLIWESVRQSQEKIQLIALGPLTNLAILLSAHPGVREKLAGITLMGGSCFLGNTTPAAEFNIHCDPEAAKIVFESGLPITMIGLDATRQAVVYESEIAEIVAIPSRVGKFVGDLFRSTLEVCRFFGAEGAVMHDLLAVAQVINPQLVKTQAYRVEIETSGEFTTGKTVVDRYHVWNREPNARVGLEVNRPAFLEMIKEMMVQYGI; this is encoded by the coding sequence ATGAAAATACCGGTAATCATCGATTGTGATCCCGGGGTGGATGACGCGCTTGCGATTTTATTGGCGTTAGCCTCAGACAAACTTGAGGTGAGAGCAATCACCACGGTCGCGGGCAATCAAACGATCGCCAAAACCACCGCCAATGCCCTGCGAATCGTCGACTTTCTCGGGGCCGGGACGAAAGTGGCGGCCGGCGCCGCCAAACCTTTGCAACGGGAATTAAAGACCGCCGAATGGGTTCATGGAGCCAGCGGGCTTGGCAAAGCCGACTTGCCGCCGGCCCGCCGCTTGGCCGCAGACCCGCTGAACGCGGTAGATCTCATTTGGGAGAGCGTCAGGCAAAGTCAGGAAAAGATTCAGCTGATCGCTTTGGGTCCCTTGACCAATCTGGCGATCCTGCTTTCGGCCCATCCGGGGGTCCGCGAGAAGCTGGCAGGGATCACCTTGATGGGCGGCTCGTGTTTCCTCGGCAACACCACTCCGGCCGCGGAGTTCAATATCCATTGTGATCCTGAGGCCGCCAAGATCGTTTTCGAGTCCGGGCTGCCGATCACCATGATCGGTCTGGACGCCACCAGGCAGGCGGTCGTCTACGAATCGGAAATCGCCGAGATCGTAGCCATCCCTAGCCGGGTTGGCAAGTTCGTCGGGGATCTCTTCCGTTCGACCCTGGAGGTCTGCCGGTTCTTCGGCGCGGAAGGCGCGGTAATGCACGACCTGTTGGCCGTGGCCCAGGTGATCAATCCCCAATTGGTGAAGACTCAAGCCTATCGGGTCGAAATTGAGACCAGCGGGGAGTTCACTACGGGAAAGACTGTAGTCGACCGCTATCATGTTTGGAATCGCGAACCCAACGCCCGGGTCGGTTTGGAAGTGAACCGGCCGGCATTTTTAGAAATGATCAAAGAGATGATGGTTCAGTATGGAATATGA
- the rihA gene encoding pyrimidine-specific ribonucleoside hydrolase RihA has protein sequence MRKPVILDCDPGHDDAIALLLAFASDKLDVKAVTVLAGNQTVEKTLHNALKVLSFAGITVEVAKGAAKPLMRQLQIAPEVHGDSGLDGPVFPPPTLHPSPDSAVDLIARVLRNSDQKVTLIPTGALTNIALTLLAHPELKEKIERISLMGGACFTGNWTPAAEFNILVDPEAARLVFDSGIPITMCGLDVTHRALIYRDEIERIRRIGKKVPTMVAELLDYFFIFHRKMGFSGCPLHDPCAVGYVIDPSLITTKACHVDIETKGEHTLGTTVVDYYDVWKKPKNAEVALGIDRERFIELLIQSVQYYD, from the coding sequence ATGCGGAAACCGGTGATTCTTGATTGCGATCCCGGTCATGATGACGCGATTGCATTGTTACTGGCTTTCGCCAGCGACAAGTTGGATGTCAAGGCGGTAACGGTGTTGGCCGGCAATCAAACGGTCGAGAAGACGTTGCATAATGCTCTAAAGGTGCTGAGCTTTGCCGGGATCACGGTGGAAGTGGCCAAGGGGGCGGCCAAGCCGTTGATGCGCCAGTTGCAGATCGCGCCCGAAGTTCACGGGGACAGCGGTCTGGACGGACCGGTTTTTCCTCCGCCGACCTTACACCCTTCTCCGGACAGCGCCGTGGATCTGATCGCCCGGGTGCTGCGGAACAGCGACCAAAAAGTAACGCTGATTCCCACCGGCGCATTGACCAATATCGCCTTAACCTTGCTAGCCCACCCGGAACTCAAGGAGAAGATTGAGCGGATCTCCCTGATGGGCGGGGCCTGCTTCACTGGAAACTGGACTCCAGCCGCCGAGTTTAACATCCTGGTCGATCCGGAAGCGGCTCGGCTTGTCTTTGATTCGGGAATCCCGATCACCATGTGCGGGCTGGATGTGACGCACCGCGCCTTGATCTACCGGGATGAGATCGAACGGATTCGCCGGATCGGCAAGAAGGTACCGACCATGGTCGCCGAGTTATTGGACTATTTCTTCATCTTCCACCGCAAGATGGGATTTTCTGGCTGTCCGCTCCATGACCCCTGCGCGGTCGGTTACGTGATCGACCCGTCGCTCATTACCACCAAAGCATGCCACGTTGATATTGAGACCAAAGGGGAGCATACGTTGGGAACCACGGTGGTGGATTATTACGACGTCTGGAAAAAGCCGAAAAACGCCGAGGTTGCTTTGGGTATCGACCGGGAGCGCTTTATTGAGCTTTTGATCCAGTCCGTTCAGTATTACGATTAA
- a CDS encoding ABC transporter permease, with amino-acid sequence MAYLFDTILTVSFGYAVLRVTTPILFAALAALISDRAGAINISLEGTMLTAALMGVVVSAVTGSALLGLAAAALAGILISLLLAYFSLNLRSDIVLTGIALNLLASGGTVFILYLITHDKGVSVSLKSQVMPKIALPLIQQIPVIGPIFSGHNVLTYVALLAVIVVYYFLYRTPLGLRIRAVGENPKAVDSVGINVRRIQYLALMLSGLLAGLGGAYMSMGYVSWFSRDMTSGRGFIALAAEAMGRATPLGTLLASLFFGFADALSNSLQALRIPAEFVQALPYIATILGLTLYSMQRTAKQHKTGREK; translated from the coding sequence ATGGCTTACCTTTTCGACACGATCCTTACCGTCAGTTTCGGCTATGCCGTTTTGAGAGTCACCACCCCGATTCTGTTTGCCGCTTTGGCGGCGCTCATCTCCGACCGGGCCGGCGCGATCAATATCAGCCTGGAAGGGACCATGTTGACTGCGGCGTTAATGGGCGTGGTCGTCAGTGCCGTCACCGGCAGCGCCTTGTTGGGATTGGCTGCGGCGGCCCTGGCGGGGATCTTAATTTCGTTGCTCCTGGCTTATTTCTCCTTGAACCTGCGCTCGGACATTGTATTGACCGGCATCGCCTTAAACCTGTTGGCCAGCGGCGGGACAGTCTTCATCCTTTATTTGATCACCCATGACAAAGGGGTGTCGGTCTCGCTGAAAAGCCAGGTCATGCCCAAAATTGCCTTGCCCTTGATCCAGCAGATCCCGGTGATCGGACCCATCTTCTCCGGCCATAATGTACTGACCTATGTTGCATTGCTGGCGGTTATCGTGGTCTATTACTTCCTCTACCGGACGCCGCTGGGGCTGCGCATCCGGGCGGTCGGCGAGAACCCGAAAGCGGTCGACTCGGTGGGAATCAATGTCCGGCGCATCCAGTACCTTGCCTTAATGCTTAGCGGCTTGCTGGCTGGGCTCGGCGGGGCTTACATGTCGATGGGGTATGTCTCTTGGTTTTCGCGGGACATGACTTCCGGTCGCGGCTTTATTGCTTTGGCCGCCGAAGCGATGGGCCGGGCGACGCCGCTCGGGACGCTGCTTGCTTCGCTCTTTTTCGGCTTCGCCGACGCTCTATCCAACTCGCTGCAGGCGCTCAGAATTCCGGCCGAGTTCGTCCAGGCGTTGCCGTATATTGCGACGATATTGGGATTAACGTTATATTCGATGCAACGGACCGCGAAACAGCATAAAACAGGGAGGGAAAAATAG
- a CDS encoding ABC transporter permease → MNNAQREVFFEVVRTLVAVFIALALFLLIIVLISKEPLDALGYFLLGPLSSLRRFGNVIEMMIPFIFTGLSVCVMFQAKQFNMISEGGFFIGGLAAALVAVKLALPLGIHPLVAILFGGLIGGLAGYIPGVLKTKWNANELVSSLMLNYVLLYLGLFMLNNLIRDPNAGNMASFMLSPVAKFPVIIPDTRVHLGLGLAILMVVLVYYFLYRTHWGYALRMTGLNQKFAAYTGINTMAVIAYAQVIGGAIAGMGGATEILGMYDRFQWQSLPGYGFDGIIVAILARQNPLLVPVAALFLAYLRIGADIMSRMSDVPSEVVSVIQAIMIMLIAAYSFLAGWRHRVILKQSKANMAVPVGRGN, encoded by the coding sequence ATGAATAACGCGCAACGCGAAGTCTTTTTTGAAGTGGTCAGAACGTTGGTGGCTGTCTTTATCGCTCTGGCTCTGTTTTTGTTGATCATCGTCCTCATCAGTAAAGAACCGCTGGATGCTCTGGGTTATTTTCTGCTTGGGCCGCTGTCTTCCTTGCGGCGTTTTGGCAACGTGATTGAGATGATGATTCCGTTCATCTTTACCGGTCTCTCGGTCTGCGTAATGTTCCAAGCCAAACAGTTTAACATGATCTCCGAAGGTGGCTTCTTCATCGGCGGTCTGGCCGCCGCGTTGGTCGCGGTCAAACTGGCCCTGCCCCTCGGCATTCATCCGCTGGTAGCCATCCTTTTCGGTGGTCTAATCGGCGGCCTTGCCGGGTATATCCCCGGAGTGTTGAAGACCAAATGGAACGCCAACGAGCTGGTTTCCTCGCTGATGTTAAACTACGTCCTGCTTTATTTGGGTTTGTTTATGCTGAACAACTTGATCCGTGACCCTAATGCCGGCAATATGGCCTCATTCATGTTGAGTCCGGTCGCTAAATTCCCGGTAATCATCCCGGATACCCGGGTTCACCTGGGGCTGGGGTTGGCCATTCTGATGGTGGTGTTGGTCTATTATTTCCTCTACCGGACTCATTGGGGCTATGCGCTCCGGATGACCGGGCTGAACCAAAAGTTCGCCGCTTATACAGGGATCAATACCATGGCCGTCATCGCCTATGCACAGGTCATCGGCGGCGCAATCGCCGGAATGGGTGGCGCCACCGAGATCCTCGGCATGTACGACCGTTTTCAGTGGCAGTCGCTGCCGGGGTATGGTTTCGACGGAATCATCGTGGCGATCCTGGCGCGTCAAAACCCTTTGTTGGTGCCGGTGGCCGCCTTATTCCTGGCTTATCTGCGGATTGGCGCGGACATCATGTCGCGGATGAGTGATGTCCCCAGTGAAGTGGTCTCGGTGATTCAGGCCATCATGATCATGTTGATTGCGGCCTACAGCTTCCTGGCTGGCTGGCGACACCGGGTGATTTTAAAGCAATCCAAAGCGAATATGGCAGTGCCAGTGGGGAGGGGAAACTAA
- a CDS encoding ABC transporter ATP-binding protein, giving the protein MVEEILRMDHITKVYPNGIMANQAVDFAVRAGEIHGLVGENGAGKSTLMKVLFGLETPEEGAIFLRGERLKLNSIAAAIQYGIGMVHQHFMLVPSLTVAENMVLGIEPRKNGLLDFEKAIEMTEAVAKKYNLPVEPRAIVADLTVGMKQKIEILKALLRGAKLLILDEPTAVLTPQETKELFKELIALKENGHTIIFISHKLKEIKEICDRITIMRGGRNVGVHEVKDVTEEDISRLMVGRDVMLKVEKSPCQPGKPVLQVNQLSYTDEQGKAALKNISFAVRSGEILGIAGVEGNGQRELVELITGLRSYQQGRISIAGQEIGKRNIAQIRAIGTAHIPEDRMTYGVAGEGSIAENLVANRIKDRDLNRGWLLDMKRIEELCRQLIRDYRVACSSPQQSVKMLSGGNMQKVVVAREVSAAPELLVADQPARGIDVGATEFIYKKLVELRENGAAILLVSADLNEVMELSDSLVVMYGGEIVAYFEASATVTEEELGLYMLGVKKQSGAELGRVVHE; this is encoded by the coding sequence GTGGTAGAAGAGATTTTAAGGATGGACCATATCACCAAGGTATATCCCAATGGCATCATGGCCAACCAAGCGGTGGATTTTGCCGTCCGGGCCGGCGAAATTCATGGCCTGGTCGGGGAGAATGGCGCCGGGAAGAGCACCCTGATGAAGGTGTTGTTTGGTTTGGAGACCCCGGAGGAGGGCGCGATCTTCTTACGAGGCGAACGGCTGAAGCTGAACTCGATCGCTGCGGCGATCCAGTATGGCATCGGCATGGTGCATCAACATTTCATGCTGGTCCCCTCGCTGACCGTGGCCGAAAATATGGTGCTGGGGATCGAACCCCGCAAGAATGGCCTGCTCGATTTCGAGAAAGCGATCGAGATGACCGAGGCGGTGGCCAAGAAATATAATCTGCCGGTCGAACCGCGGGCGATCGTAGCCGACCTGACGGTGGGGATGAAACAAAAGATCGAGATCCTAAAGGCCTTGCTCCGTGGGGCCAAGCTCCTGATCCTGGATGAGCCGACCGCCGTGCTGACGCCCCAGGAGACCAAGGAGCTTTTCAAAGAGTTAATTGCCTTGAAAGAGAACGGCCACACCATCATCTTTATCTCGCATAAACTCAAGGAAATTAAGGAGATCTGCGATCGGATCACCATCATGCGGGGCGGCCGGAACGTCGGGGTCCATGAAGTCAAGGATGTCACGGAGGAAGATATCTCCCGTTTGATGGTGGGACGGGATGTCATGCTAAAGGTTGAAAAATCGCCGTGCCAGCCCGGCAAGCCGGTGCTACAGGTCAATCAGCTAAGTTACACCGATGAACAGGGTAAAGCGGCTTTAAAAAATATCAGTTTTGCAGTCCGCAGCGGCGAGATTTTAGGCATCGCCGGGGTAGAGGGGAACGGCCAGCGGGAACTGGTGGAGCTGATCACTGGTTTACGAAGCTATCAACAGGGCCGGATCAGCATTGCCGGTCAGGAGATTGGCAAGCGCAACATCGCCCAGATCCGGGCGATCGGCACCGCCCATATTCCGGAAGACCGGATGACCTATGGAGTGGCCGGCGAGGGCAGTATTGCCGAAAACCTGGTGGCCAACAGGATCAAAGACCGCGATCTCAACCGGGGTTGGCTGCTCGATATGAAACGGATTGAAGAATTATGCCGCCAGCTCATCCGGGATTATCGGGTAGCCTGCAGTTCGCCGCAGCAGAGCGTCAAGATGCTCTCTGGCGGGAACATGCAAAAGGTGGTCGTGGCCAGGGAAGTTTCGGCTGCGCCAGAGCTTCTGGTGGCCGATCAACCGGCGCGCGGTATCGATGTCGGGGCCACCGAGTTCATCTATAAAAAACTGGTCGAGCTTCGCGAAAATGGCGCAGCGATTCTTCTGGTATCGGCCGATCTCAATGAAGTGATGGAACTCAGTGACAGTCTGGTGGTCATGTATGGCGGGGAGATCGTCGCCTACTTCGAGGCGAGCGCCACAGTCACCGAGGAGGAACTCGGCCTCTATATGCTGGGGGTAAAGAAACAGTCCGGCGCCGAGTTGGGGAGGGTCGTTCATGAATAA
- a CDS encoding BMP family ABC transporter substrate-binding protein — translation MKKVFGLFLVLLLTVSVCGAGYQVNAASKNLSVALLLNGNLGDKSFFDSANAGLQRIKNELGVKTKLVEMGSDQTKWEPTLADISDENWDIIIVGTWQMSEILAKIAPQHPKKKYILFDSSVDYSKGKFANIYSIEYKQNEGSFLAGVLAAKATKSTMAQANKEKVIGFVGGMDIPVINDFLVGYIQGAKYEEPAIKVATSYIGDFFNSAKGKEMALALYNQKADVIFSVASQAGLGALDAAKGENKYVIGVDSDQSMLFKDSDPAKANLILTSVLKRVDNSLVRALKLVKANQLKWGRAEALGVKEGAIGIAKNEFYKKNIPDKFQKDLENLEKQIVSGKIKVESALGMSTAKLNEIRNSVKL, via the coding sequence ATGAAAAAAGTTTTCGGTCTGTTTTTAGTGTTGCTCCTGACCGTGAGTGTCTGTGGCGCAGGCTATCAGGTCAATGCCGCGTCGAAGAACCTCTCGGTCGCGCTGTTGCTCAACGGCAACCTCGGCGACAAGTCGTTTTTTGACTCCGCCAATGCCGGCTTGCAACGGATCAAAAATGAACTCGGCGTCAAAACCAAGCTGGTGGAGATGGGATCGGATCAGACCAAATGGGAACCGACCCTGGCTGACATCTCCGATGAAAATTGGGACATCATCATCGTCGGTACCTGGCAGATGTCGGAGATCCTGGCGAAGATCGCTCCGCAGCACCCGAAGAAGAAATATATCCTCTTCGATTCCTCGGTCGATTACAGCAAAGGCAAATTTGCCAATATCTATTCGATTGAATACAAGCAGAATGAAGGATCCTTCCTCGCCGGGGTCCTAGCCGCCAAGGCGACCAAGTCCACCATGGCCCAGGCCAATAAGGAGAAGGTCATCGGTTTTGTCGGCGGCATGGATATCCCGGTCATCAATGACTTCCTGGTCGGTTACATTCAGGGAGCCAAATACGAAGAACCTGCGATCAAAGTGGCCACTTCCTACATTGGCGACTTCTTTAACAGCGCCAAGGGAAAAGAGATGGCCTTGGCACTATACAACCAGAAAGCCGACGTCATCTTCTCGGTGGCTTCGCAAGCGGGTTTAGGCGCTTTGGACGCTGCCAAGGGCGAGAATAAATACGTGATCGGGGTCGACTCCGACCAATCGATGTTATTTAAAGATTCGGATCCGGCCAAGGCCAACCTGATCTTGACCTCGGTCTTAAAACGGGTTGACAATTCACTGGTCCGTGCGCTCAAGCTGGTGAAAGCCAACCAACTGAAGTGGGGCCGCGCCGAAGCCTTGGGGGTTAAGGAAGGCGCCATCGGCATCGCCAAAAACGAGTTCTATAAGAAGAATATCCCGGATAAATTCCAAAAAGACCTGGAGAACTTGGAAAAACAGATCGTTAGCGGCAAGATCAAAGTGGAATCGGCTTTAGGAATGAGCACTGCCAAATTGAATGAGATCCGCAATTCGGTGAAACTCTAA
- a CDS encoding LacI family DNA-binding transcriptional regulator, which produces MGSTIKDIARLANVSKATVSRVINNKSEGVGEETKQKILRIIEELNYRPSLLARGLVTKRTHSLGLIIPDITNPFFPQLARGAEDTAAKHGYSLFLCNSDNSPEKEQRYIEAFIEKRIDGVMLASSISKSAIQSQIQLLKSVDIPFTLLDRYLEGSEPETGVFLDNQAGAYQATDYLLKNGHRRIVFVAGPLGVMTSWYRFQGFQMAHYDNGVEIDYSLVMEGDYQLSSGKELVERLIEAELEFTAIFAGNDMMAIGALKALQSRGIKIPETVEVIGFDNIELSSLVEPALTTVAQPTYEMGVKGAQMLIRVIEGEGIPERNVYLKPELLFRATTRHPVG; this is translated from the coding sequence ATGGGGTCCACCATCAAAGATATTGCCAGGTTGGCCAATGTTTCCAAGGCCACCGTCTCCCGGGTCATCAACAACAAGTCCGAAGGGGTGGGCGAGGAGACCAAACAGAAGATCCTCCGGATCATCGAGGAGCTGAATTACCGGCCCAGCTTGCTAGCGCGCGGCCTGGTCACCAAGCGTACCCACTCGCTGGGGTTAATCATCCCGGATATCACCAACCCCTTCTTTCCCCAACTGGCCCGGGGAGCGGAGGATACCGCCGCCAAACACGGTTATAGCCTATTTCTTTGCAACTCTGATAATAGTCCTGAGAAAGAACAGCGATATATCGAGGCCTTTATTGAAAAACGCATCGACGGGGTGATGCTGGCTTCAAGCATCTCCAAGTCTGCGATTCAAAGCCAGATTCAGTTGCTTAAGAGCGTGGACATCCCCTTTACTCTGCTCGACCGGTACCTTGAGGGCAGCGAACCGGAGACCGGCGTCTTCCTGGACAACCAGGCCGGCGCCTATCAAGCGACCGACTATCTCCTGAAAAACGGCCATCGCCGGATCGTCTTCGTCGCCGGACCGCTGGGGGTAATGACCTCCTGGTACCGGTTTCAAGGTTTCCAGATGGCCCACTATGACAACGGGGTCGAGATCGACTACAGCTTGGTGATGGAAGGCGATTATCAACTGAGCAGCGGCAAGGAACTAGTCGAACGCCTGATTGAGGCGGAGTTGGAATTCACGGCCATCTTCGCGGGCAATGACATGATGGCGATTGGCGCGCTCAAAGCGTTGCAAAGCCGCGGCATCAAAATCCCCGAAACGGTGGAGGTGATCGGCTTTGACAATATTGAACTCTCGTCATTGGTCGAACCGGCGCTTACCACTGTGGCCCAGCCTACTTACGAAATGGGCGTCAAAGGGGCTCAGATGTTAATCAGGGTCATTGAGGGTGAGGGGATCCCGGAGCGCAATGTCTATTTAAAACCGGAGCTGTTATTCCGGGCAACAACCCGCCACCCCGTCGGTTGA